Part of the Spinacia oleracea cultivar Varoflay chromosome 5, BTI_SOV_V1, whole genome shotgun sequence genome, gatatgaccgattggatggcggacatctatgaggccaagatgcagaaagccaaggccgagttggaggagaaggtgagtattctcttaggttgttgTTTTTTGCAAGTTAAACTTCTCCCGTCCAGCGTCTACAGTGGACGtctttttagtgacgagccgatatcctgatatctgacccgtgtttgctaaggtaggcctcgtcactttttattgacgggccccttagttagtgttttttcaagtgactcgtgattgatagggtacgcctcgtcatttttgagacgggcgtcctttttaatgacgagccacttttCTGCGATTGacttgcacttgataaggtacgcctcgtcatttttaagacgggcgtcctttttaatgacgagccactatttattgagtgacttgtgattgataaggtacgcctcgtcatttttaagacgggcgtcctttttaatgacgagccactatcttgtgagtgacttgtgattgataaggtacgcctcgtcatttttaagacgggcgtcctttttaatgacgagccactatttattgagtgacttgtgattgataaggtacgcctcgtcatttttaagacgggcgtcctttttaatgacgagccactatcttgtgagtgacttgtgattgataaggtacgcctcgtcatttttaagacgggcgtcctttttgatgacgagccactatttattaagtgacttgtgattgataaggtacgcctcgtcatttttaaggcgggcgtcctttttaatgacgagccaccatcttgtgagtgacttgtgattgataaggtacgcctcgtcatttttaagacgggcgtcctttttaatgacgagccactatcttgtgagtgacttgtgattgataaggtacgcctcgtcatttttaagacgggcgtcctttttaatgacgagccactatcttgtgagtgacttgtgattgataaggtacgcctcgtcatttttaagacgggcgtcctttttaatgacgagccactatcttgtgagtgacttgtgattgatgaggtacgcctcgtcatttttgagatgggcgtcctttttaatgacgagccactacatggtgagtgacttgcgatagatgacgaggcctaatatttgactgtcctttcttttttagcaagctaaggacgcggctagggcgtcagggaagaagaaggggacgactctgtcccagctgaagaagagagctgtgccggctggctcggagactccgagtaccttcaagaagccaaaacccctacctcgccgtctcgtgaagaaagacgagtcgaaggttgctgaggggggatgccctgatgacgaagagatgggcgtggacaagccgtctctggtggtggacttggtggaggaccctctttcgggaatcccggccgacgtccgctctcagataccggcggaggtggcccgccgagctaggtcatcgggcggtaagtattattcgaacgtcgttcagacgtatcgagcctcctctggcagttcttcttactctccgcgtcatcctaaggccgttgtttttcctatagccaaagacaaagggaaggatgcagctgctgccgaggatgagaacgtacctgctactccccactattcgtcaaaggatagggtggctatatgccgcaaggtttttaaggccgtccccgcagagtatgttgcttctcttcctggccgcaagactgacgcccagtttggtgcgatccaggccactcttctcgacgtaagtctatttccaacttgcttgtacttgtcttcccttttagagtcatttactaatatgtagcttcttctgcagttgttctgccgcatggaattctgcaagagctggaagacccgcactgctgaggagctcaaagctcaggtggctgagtccacccaccatggtgactatgcgttcaagtccattgaagaggtccgcctgcagatgcagacgaccatagaccttcaagcgaaggaggtggctgcgttgagatctgacaaggccgagctgcttaagaagatcttggcgcaggacaaggacatggtggcaatggtcgaggaggccaagacagcggcggcggaaatacgggcgcttcaggaccagttgcgggagtaccctcaggtcaaagaggcggctgaggaagccgagcatcttcgtggggagctagagacggccagatcgcaagttcgcaccttgcgtgagcgtcttctggaatcctatgatcagggggaacaagcgaccaaggacgctgttaagcacgcctgggagagccacatgtcagagtatgatcttgggtggttccagcggcgaatggagcacagtgccgctgtgttggctgctgaacgtcttggtcagccgccccctgagtttgtatcatctgatgacaaggacgatgcggccgccccctgatttgcttcctttcctattttttttaaaattttattcaagcgttcccgtgcctaagggcaaaaacaattatgttgtaaagttttggcgctgatggcgtctgtatcattgtgcctgctgagcacacaacaattctctttctttttcctggtcaagaattctgagctactttcacacgcctttctacgggcgttattttataagtaaataggttttttgatgtttctcctatctcgcatttacttgctcttcataatttgattattccttaatcaataggcttaataggcttaatcaataggtatgattgccaagGTGCATCCGAgtgtacactaagcacgttaatgccgcaggcaactgagtaggcgctaggccctactttggtcgtcactttctttggcgagcgtgtctataacgatattgattggcgcaagtcaatcaacaggtatgattgccgctagacatgctcgtcaagtGGACTGTACAgccaaacgttcgtgccgcctaactttgagcaaacaacctttgtttcgaagttaatcgtgccgctgaacttttgagcggacaacctttgtttccaagtggttggtgccgctggcaactgagcatgcgctaggccctactttggtcgtcactttctttggcgagcgtgtctataacgatattgattgacgcaagtcaatcaataggtatgattgccgctagacatgctcgtcaaatggactgtacggccaaacgttcgtgccgccgcgctttttattcaagcaacctttgtttcgaagttaatcgtgccgctgaacttttgagcggacaacctttgtttccaagtggttggtgccgctggcaactgagcatgcgctaggccctactttggtcgtcactttctttggcgagcgtgtctataacgatattgattgacgcaagtcaatcaataggtatgattgccgctagacatgctcgtcaaatggactgtacGGCCAAACATgcgtgccgccgcgctttttagcaaacaacctatgtttcaaagttgttcatgccgctgggcttttgagcgaacaacctatgtttcaaagttgttcatgccgctggcacgtattatgctgtactggtcggccagcggcttgcttatattaggaggggagttggataggtgatcagcctacaacttggtgctaatctgggccacttcttaggcttcaaacaattagtcttgctgagtttttgctaatctgggccacttctcaggccgtcatacaattaggctttggttatgcattggagtgtatatgtttatattcattgtgcgaacaataaatattacgaaacaaatagagtagtattatttataactttgcaaggcgaatttagccggttacaaaagtaattactaccctactatgaccattagaggccgccccttgggcaatggatcgtggtaagtaagacaaggcttagcacatatctagaagaaatatttcttgaggttgtcggcattccaagtgcgtgaaatagggcggccttgcatgtcttgaatgcggtaggttccatctctaacttcatcatagatctcgtaaggtccctcccaagtgggcgtcagcttaccttgttcatttgctcgtcctgtggactccatttttctgaggacaaaatctcccactttgagcactctattagagactctcttgttgtattctcttgccatccttatcttgtacagctgttgtctgagcgctgcatttcctctaacctcgggcagaaagtccaaggctgctttcattgtctcccagttagcattttcgtcatacagcatgactctcaacgttggctcacacatttctatgggtaggacagcctcggcgccataggctagcaagaagggtgtttcaccggttgaattcttagccgtggtgcggatggaccataagacatttggcagctcatcagcccatagacctttggcttcgtcaagcttctttttaattccttcagagataattttgttgaacgcctcaacctgaccattggcttggggtcgtccgactgatgcaaaacaggtgtgtataccgtgatctgccagccactctttcagcttaggcgtctcaaactggggcccattatcgaagacgatagcctgtggaatcccaaagcgagtcacgatgttcttccaaatgaatgctctcacatcagcagtttttatgtttttgagcgcttctgcctccacccatttggtgaagtaatctacggcaacgatgacataacgccttcctcctggtgcggtcgtgaatgggcctaggagatccatcccccatttagcaaatggaattgggcttataatgggcgtcagaactcgtgccggttgatgtattaggtgagaaaagcgctgacatttgtcacacttcttgaccagtgagattgcgtcctccttaagggtcggccagtaatagccggttcgaagtgccttttcagccaaagcccttccaccaatatgcgagctgcacaacccctgatgaaggtcttctaaaatttcctgccccttctcaggtgttacacatcttaacaaaggacgggagtaggcctttttgtagagggtgccgttccacatttcaaaccaagaacatttcttttgaagttttgccgcttcccttgagtcttcgggcaagactccattcattttgaagtttactatgtcatccatccatgtggacgttctgtcaagagtttccacttccatttgctcaacacttttgtgctcttttacctcccagaacacgtgccgaggggtatcacaagacgcggaacttgccaactttgacagggcatcagcttggttattttccgagcgagggacttgccttacttcaaaacttttcagtggctctacttcctgatggacggcctgcatgtatttgaccatagtcggatccctagcttcgtaggtcccattaacttggctcacaatcagttgggagtcagatagtgctacaatctcctcggcgcctgccgccttacacattttaatgccacaaagcagggcttcatattcggcttcattatttgacgcctggaagttaaatcgcatagcatattcaaaagtatctccttctggggagtgacagattatccctgctccacatccattctgtgtggatgagccgtctacatacactgtccacactgtgcttgtattcttggcaaagtctggcctcgtcatttcaacaatgaagtcggcacatgcctgccccttgacagctttcctcggctcataggtgatatcaaaggcgttcagctctattgcccaattcagcattcgtcctgacgcctccagctttgtgaagggcagtttgagcggctgatcggtgtagatcactattttgtgagctaagaaataaggacggagctttttgctggccatgaacagagctaagccaaacttttccactgtaggatatctaacttcagcattttgaagaacatgactgacaaagtataccggcatctgtattccctccctctctgtcagtagaacggcactcaacgagtgctcggacacggcgagatacatgtacaaagtctctcctagcaagggactaacaagacgaggcaaggtgtgtaagtgctcctttaatctgaccaatgccgcctcggcctcgtccgaccattcaaacttggccttctttctgacagacctaaaaaagtagtggcacttgtctccagccctggaaaggaatctgcccagggcggccaagcaacctgtgagccgctggacctccttcaccgtctttggtgagctcatatcaattactgcctggattttgtctgggttggcttcaattcctctttcatcaatcaagaaacctaagaatttgcctgccgtcaccccgaacacacacttcttaggattcaacctcatgttgtaagctcgaatagtctcaaatgtctctctgagatcagttatatgcgccgccctcagcttactttttacgatcatatcgtcaatgtaagcttcaatattcctgccgagctgcttaatgaacacagtgttaataagacgctgaaaggtggccggtgcattttttaacccaaacggcatcaccttgtagcagtaaaggccttgttcagtaacaaacgacgttttctcctggtcgtcaggccacaacggaatctggtgaaaccctgagtaggcatccataaagctcatcatggcatgccacgctgtagagtcgacgagccggtcaatcttgggcaatgggaaactgtcctttggacatgccctattgaggttggtgtaatcaacacacattctccaggtaccattaggttttttgacgaggaccacattagcaacccagtcggggtactgactaggcctgacgaacccagcctccatcaacttctgtatttccgcggctgccgcctgatttctatcttccccatggttccttttcttctgacgaaccggtttaaagtttgggtccacattcagcttatggacggccacagcagggtcaatacccggcatttcgtccaccgtgaaagcaaagatatcttcaaattctctcaaaaggtggaccaattctgccgccagcgggtcgtcaggagaaatcccgatgggcactactctgtcaggtttgtctgtgtttaaaaccacattgaaatgggccccaacaggctctgggcgtctctcttccatgtgccctgctgagatagttaatgtttctttgacgaccttgggttgcgtgtcgccacattttcgtttgttgctcgacgtccctttctcttcacccgtcccccatgcttctggactcaaggtggttaggtagcaatctctagcttgttgctggtcaccatgtatagtgctgacgctcccatcgtcacaaatgatcttaagaagcatcagatgagtcacaatgacagcctttgccctgttcaacgtgggacgccccaagatgatgttatatgccgtcagatctttcactatgagaaaacggacatccatttgccgagattcctttttatttcccatcctcagaggaagggtaattatgccgactgggtggatgacactacctccgaagcctataatgggatagtggattttctcaatttttgagggatcatgttgcagccgattcaagcactctagactaattatgtccgacgaacttcctgtatcaaccaaaatacgcctaacccttaggttagcaacttttaactcaattaccaaaggatcgtcatgcggggtggagattttcccacggtcggcctcgccgatttcaacttttggaaacgggtcaactgtggccttgccggacaacATCACTTGtcccaatcgcttggcataatccttctggcccctcatggtcggcccgccggcggccaatcctcctgagatgactgccacgcactctgggtcggtacgattcccatcttcctccgagggaggggatttgtttttcttgtagaagggtttgccagaacctcccgtgttcctgctgatataactttttaagaaccccttggtggctaggccatccaatgcccttttcaagctcttacattcattggtgtcatgcccaatgtcactgtgaaagtgacagtacagtttggggtccctactttctggtggtgacttcatgggaaatggacgatcaatgtcatatttggacccgacgtccatcaggattgtgtacatgtctgtgttatactcgaaacgctcccgatcataagttctgggccgtttctgacctgccgctccgggggccctgtctgattcttttgcaatagcccacgtcccgttaggccggttcttcttttcaaatttctccttttttgccgctagctcggcggtatcacttcctctggggtctttcgggacgctgcaaatctctgttgcgtgaatgaaggcctccgcctcatccagcacttctgccattgttcggacgcttttctttaccagatcaaacttgaaagagccctttttaagccctcgaatgaagttatcgaatgcaacaccatctggcaaatccggaatttgccctgcctctagattgaatctcttcacataactcctcagggactcgtccttcccttgctgaatcctactcagatgcatgctcgtcttcttctcttccttgtgagccatgaaccgagtagagaacaatagctcgagctccgaaaaagagcgaatagttccggctggaagtctctcgaaccacttagaggctactcctttgagtgtgcccgggaaatacttacaccaagttgagtcagttgttccttggacatacatgtgatgccggtaaaccaagaggtgcatgtccggatctgtggtaccatcgtaagcatcaatgttgggcggcttgactttgggttccctcggggctctcatgatggagtctgcaaaaggggtggtgtgccctagggccatgttggacaccccctcctgaatgtgatatacaGGGTCTTGACGCCTGGAGTAAGGTAGCCGCAGGgaggactcgcgtccgcgagtttgacgggttggacgggtggcccctggacgtgcctggctcagatgcgtataagttggatgagggagaggtctatccggcatgacgggggttgacccagtgtcagaaagttccgactcagagtcgggcaactgctctgcgcgtggctgctcacgtcctcgggacgtttctccgatcagccgccgtggcattcggcgtggtaggtaagacatggTCTGATTTGGCTGACTTGTTGGCGGCTGTCTCcttaggtcctcgcctgtcagcctggtccagacatttggggggcgcaaagaaagtgttggcctattgcttgccggcctctcatgatttgcagccacagcagtggtgtaaatcagcatactcttctgtacctcagcattaactgtcttccctacatcagcttggaactcagccaaaatagcccgaagagcacccacagagacaggcatatcagggttctcctctattaccgtatccacccgaggatccaggtgtcctccaggaggggtgcgattggcctggtcgtcctcctcgctgagcacctctacctcggcagtgtgacgaggggtgtgcccggccgcaaatgtacgtgcggcatcttcagtgattcttgtggccggcgtatgatgttcagtcggcatttctctttcgaggggtggccgctctacgcgtgtaggccgcccagcatcgttgtcctgtcgttgatcttccatgttaccgtacctccccacagacggcgccaaatgttgtggggtttttccggtgagataccttggaggtttcttggtaacttttacagattaaacaagattgtatttttatagagagagaaagtagagagaaggcagagcagcaattgctctagaatgtattgattgtgacccctttttctagggaagtgggaatatttatagtactaggtttttgggggaatgacctaatattccccttacatgattggctggggaatgggaggaggacacgtgtcctttctccttacaattctctggtctcttttggcaatagtgggctgtttgggcctattgtgcttagtcattcacttgggatacatactaattaagcccctttccaggtataggttttatacatacatttatacacacttaaatacatacattgtagatacctagattaatactcatgcctcggagtagacttcgtatgatttctgcttagggggcgcaatacgtgccatgtgtcacgtcctcattggtacacgaaggcacggtaattttgcccacaacaccggtcaaaccgggtcgagtattccgggacggagggagtagtagttacatcaaaatatttaaagttaattaaatagTACATGTAAAAGTAATACCAACTAAAGTCCTACAGTATATATATCTTATTTAAGAATTCAGAATCGCTATTATTGTTAAAACGTGTTTTAAAAGAGAGTGAAAAAAAGTTTAGATATTAATTGTGAAGTATTTCCATAACGGTTAACGATATGGTAACATGAGAAAGTTAAAGAAATTTCTGACTCCCATTCTACATCAAAGTCTTGTTGTGTGGCGGCCAACGAATAGTACGTACATAACATAGGAGTTGCCGTGAAGGTTATAATATAACTTCTCTGATCTAGCTACAAAGAATGTATGAAAGATAGAGCATTGCATTTAGAAAGTAGAACTAACTAGAGAAATTTCCACAAAATTAGATTTGAAATAAAAGAGATAAAATGATAAAGTCAACCAACTAGTCTCGCATCGATCAGGCACAATAACTGTTTAACTATATTCAATAGTCAGTTCACTGGGTAAGACATGAGTGACCAACCATATAGTTTAACATGTTACTACTCCACCATcgcttatttaattcattcacattttccATTCACCCATCAAACCatacttttatgatttttattactttaatacaaacatcttctctctccttcatttctttattactttccttcatttatttattattttctcttacacccaatcattactcttacatcCAATCATAAtaagattccattttcttattttccacccCAAACTCCAAATAAGAAGATCATtcaggaatggagggagtaatagttAGATACTAAGATTGTCAATCCTTTACCGGAATTTATCCTCCTTTTTTAAAGTTGAAGTGTCATTTATAAATTGGAAACATCTACTTTTCAATTTTCTTACCCATGATTATAAGTTGTACTACTATTTGactaataattttagaacataacTTATAAAGTATTAGCCGTTTGTTTCTCTATATATATTTTAGTAGAAGGTGAAAATTTTCTTTAAAGAAAAGTTTCTCTATATATATTTTAGTAGAAAGTGAAATTTTTCTTTAAAGAAAAATTTACTTAAGTAATATATTTTTTCTGAACACAATGATTTCGTATATTATATAACCATATTTGACTGATAAGTAGAACAATACAGAATACTAAAAGTTGGTAAAGAGTATGAGCTAAACATAAAATTAGACATTGACATTTCTACATGAATACTGTGCATCCAAAGAATAGGAGATATATGTTTTTCGGGTGAGCAACAAttatattaacaataaaaataacacaaaatcttgtttacaatgggtgtacaataaattattgtacaccaaggCCCAAGCCCAACTAACTGACTTTCATTATTTTGGGCTGGACTCACACGTGTGAGTAAGGAACGTGCTTTCTTCCTTTCATCTTTTTCTCTACTCTCGTCATTCTCGGTTCatcctttctttctctctcctctccctctccTTCTTTTTGGCGATTGTTCTGCGATTTTCTTCGATTATTGCTGCGCATTTATCTGCAATTGTTCTTAACTGATTCAACTTCATAATCAAGGTTAGTTTTCTTCctttttgtgtgtttttctcaatttttttcgtattttggtattttgctatttaggtttagaaattttaattttaatttagattTTTTAGTATGATTTTCCACTTAATGTTTGCGATTTGGCTATGATGATTTCAATGTTACGTTCGAAGCATATGATTTAATTAGAGTAAGAAAAAAAGATATAGATTATAACCAGCAAATATGATGATAAATAAGACGGTCGATCCAATGACAAGACCTGCAAGCTCTCCAATCTGTACAAACCAGGACATGAAAATACAATTAAAAATATAACCTAGTATCAAGAAATCATATCATCATATCTCATACACATACGGTTGTCAATAATTTCGATATTTACGTCAATTATTCTCCATATTTTCAAATGTAtacaaaataaataagtaaTCATTGTTGTTTTAGATGtgattttttgggttttaattagttttaaggctacaatttt contains:
- the LOC130461127 gene encoding uncharacterized protein: MGVDKPSLVVDLVEDPLSGIPADVRSQIPAEVARRARSSGGKYYSNVVQTYRASSGSSSYSPRHPKAVVFPIAKDKGKDAAAAEDENVPATPHYSSKDRVAICRKVFKAVPAEYVASLPGRKTDAQFGAIQATLLDLFCRMEFCKSWKTRTAEELKAQVAESTHHGDYAFKSIEEVRLQMQTTIDLQAKEVAALRSDKAELLKKILAQDKDMVAMVEEAKTAAAEIRALQDQLREYPQVKEAAEEAEHLRGELETARSQVRTLRERLLESYDQGEQATKDAVKHAWESHMSEYDLGWFQRRMEHSAAVLAAERLGQPPPEFVSSDDKDDAAAP